In the genome of Cryptomeria japonica chromosome 8, Sugi_1.0, whole genome shotgun sequence, one region contains:
- the LOC131041751 gene encoding pentatricopeptide repeat-containing protein At2g13600 codes for MAMPSTANRNLVTLCKVDQLKRVLHTLLTTRNPPVHCTAYLQPLHNCITNNVLLQGKKFHNLGDQRGFGFVPRTFSQNNLINMYVMCGILSDARKVFDEITERDVSSWNIIIAAYRRHGYPLDALTLFHRMEQTGVQPDQFTFASILPACAKLGDLEEGMDIHISIMERGISSDVVANALVDMYAKCGSIHKARELFDKMPQKNVVSWTAMVAGYAQNGVLDEAMRIFKEMPQRNVVSWNAMIAGYEQNGFAEKALETFKQMRLAGVKPDSMTFPSVLTACAKIRAVDQGMNTHQNIVEHGFLSDVVVANALIDMYAKCGRIDKACQLFDKMPQRDVVSWNAMVSVYAHNGFFYGVLGTFKQMQFFGLKLASSTFASILPACAKMGALEQGMNIHQRIMEGGFMLDVVVANALVDMYAKCGSIHKARELFDKMPQKTVVSWTAMVAGYAQEGVLDEALRLFKEMPQRNVVSWNAIIAGYAQNGFVEDALETFKEMQLAGVKPDSTTFASVLPACAKMGALEQGMGIHQNIIKGGFCSDVVVASALVDMYAKCGSIYKAHEVFNKIPQRNVISWNAMIAGYAQNGFCKDALVLFERMKHSEACPDHVSFACVLLACSHAGLLEEGCTYFNGLSDSCCTEPTIGHYVCMVDLIARAGYLEETLNFIIKMPIKPVVVVWMCLLGACRPHKNIKLGVFTAALLFEMDPKNVATYVLLSNIYAEVGWWGEVQLVRRLMKDRGVNKKPGCSWIEDHKMVHTFCMGDRSHPQTQEIYAKLEKLSWEMKAAGYLPDSRLVLNDVEEEEKQSFLCHHSEKLAIAFGLLNTPPGTTIRVVKNLRVCIDCHTATKFISKIVGRQIVLRDVNRFHHFKQGQCSCGDYW; via the coding sequence ATGGCAATGCCATCCACTGCCAATCGTAATCTGGTGACATTATGTAAAGTAGATCAATTGAAGAGGGTTCTACACACTTTGCTTACCACTCGCAATCCCCCTGTTCACTGTACTGCATATCTTCAACCATTGCACAACTGTATTACCAACAATGTGCTTTTACAAGGTAAAAAATTCCACAATCTGGGCGATCAGAGGGGATTTGGGTTTGTTCCGCGCACGTTTTCTCAAAACAACCTTATCAACATGTATGTCATGTGTGGTATTTTGTCAGATGCTCGTAAAGTCTTTGATGAGATAACAGAACGAGATGTCTCTTCATGGAATATCATAATTGCAGCTTACAGAAGACACGGTTATCCTCTCGATGCATTGACACTGTTTCATCGAATGGAACAAACAGGTGTCCAACCCGATCAGTTTACCTTTGCCAgcatactcccagcctgtgccaaactTGGAGATTTGGaagagggtatggacatccatatcAGCATAATGGAAAGGGGAATTTCGTCAGATGTAGTTGCTAATGCCctggtagatatgtatgcaaaatgtgggagcATACATAAAGCACGCgaactgtttgataaaatgcctcAAAAAAATGTGGTTTCGTGGACTGCGAtggttgcaggatatgcacaaaatggtgtTCTTGACGAGGCAATGAGAATTTTTAAAGAAATGCcacaaagaaatgtggtttcttggaatgccatgattgcagggtATGAACAAAACGGGTTTGCTGAGAAAGCCTTggaaacttttaagcaaatgcgATTGGCGGGTGTAAAGCCAGACTCCATGACATTTCCGAGCGTTCTCACAGCCTGTGCCAAAATACGAGCTGTAGATCAGGGTATGAACACTCATCAAAACATAGTCGAACATggatttttgtcagatgttgtagttgcgaatgccctgatagacatgtatgcTAAATGTGGACGTATAGACAAGGCCTGTcaactgtttgataaaatgcctcaaagagatgtggtctcatggaatgcaatggtttcagtatatgcacataatggaTTCTTTTATGGGGTTTTgggaactttcaagcaaatgcaattctTTGGTTTAAAGCTAGCCTCCTCAACCTTTGCAAGCatcctcccagcctgtgccaaaatgggagctttagaacaagGTATGAACATTCATCAAAGAATAATGGAAGGGGGATTTATGTTGGATGTTGTTGTTGCAaatgccttggtagacatgtatgcaaaatgtggaagcatacacaaggcacgagaactgtttgacaaaatgcctcaaaaaactGTGGTCTCTTGGACTGCAATGGTTGCAGGATATGCGCAAGAAGGTGTTCTGGACGAGGCATTAAGACTTTTCAaagaaatgcctcaaagaaatgtagtCTCGTGGAATGCAataattgcaggatatgcacaaaatgggtttGTTGAAGATGCCTTGGAAACTTTCAaggaaatgcaattggcaggtgtaaagcctgattccacaacctttgccagcgttctcccagcttgtgccaaaatgggagctttggaacagggtatgggcaTACATCAGAACATAATCAAAGGTGGATTTtgttcagatgttgtagttgcaagtgccctggtagatatgtatgcaaaatgtggtagCATATACAAGGCACACGAAGTGTTTAACAAAATACCTCAAAGAAATGTAAtctcatggaatgctatgattgcaggatatgcacaaaatggttttTGCAAGGATGCTCTCGTACTTTTTGAACGGATGAAGCACTCCGAAGCATGCCCTGATCATGTAAGCTTTGCTTGTGTTTTATTAGCATGCAGCCATGCAGGTTTACTGGAAGAGGGCTGTACATATTTTAATGGATTGAGTGACTCTTGTTGCACTGAACCTACAATTGGTCATTATGTGTGCATGGTTGACCTTATTGCCCGTGCTGGCTATCTTGAGGAAACTCTAAActtcatcatcaaaatgccaattaaACCTGTGGTGGTTGTGTGGATGTGTTTGCTAGGTGCCTGTAGACCACATAAGAATATAAAGCTAGGAGTGTTTACAGCAGCTCTTCTTTTTGAGATGGATCCAAAAAATGTTGCAACTTATGTTCTTCTGTCCAACATCTATGCAGAAGTGGGCTGGTGGGGTGAGGTTCAACtggtaaggagattgatgaaaGATAGAGGAGTTAATAAGAAAcctggatgtagttggattgaagaCCATAAAATGGTACATACATTTTGTATGGGAGACAGATCGCACCCACAAACACAGGAGATCTATGCAAAGTTAGAGAAATTGTCTTGGGAGATGAAGGCTGCAGGGTATTTACCAGATTCAAGACTTGTGCTGAATGATGTGGAGGAGGAGGAAAAACAATCATTCCTCTGCCACCATAGTGAGAAGTTAGCAATTGCATTTGGATTGTTGAACACCCCCCCTGGTACAACTATTAGAGTTGTCAAGAACCTTAGAGTATGCATTGACTGTCACACTGCAACCAAGTTTATCTCCAAGATTGTTGGAAGACAAATTGTTTTGAGAGATGTAAACCGGTTCCATCATTTCAAACAAGGACAATGTTCTTGTGGAGATTATTGGTGA